The Camelina sativa cultivar DH55 chromosome 14, Cs, whole genome shotgun sequence genome includes a window with the following:
- the LOC104744100 gene encoding uncharacterized protein LOC104744100: MAGFLLGGSGNVSDKKFGQTYSVRPSGVHKATIVWLHDVRFTGYCSILFLTSGSAKFEASKCMILPCNELENMRDDFESLNEVNSYITEILSSEPDNLKIMKGVGGIGMGAAQALYYTSCYAFGWVPISPQIVIGINGWLPGWRNLEYNMSNTNFGTANRAASSRILLMHRTSDDVIPSAFGYKCADYLRVAGFPTLFKQCGGDHLVNEIRVWLRTLGL, encoded by the exons ATGGCTGGCTTCCTGCTTGGAG GTAGTGGAAACGTAAGTGACAAAAAATTTGGACAAACTTACTCTGTTCGACCCTCAGGCGTTCATAAAGCCACTATTGTCTGGCTACACGACGTCCGGTTCACAGGCTACTG CTCTATTTTATTT CTTACTTCCGGCTCTGCAAAATTTGAGGCATCCAAATGTATGATTTTGCCATGCAATGAACTTGAGAACATGCGAGATGATTTTGAATCTTTAAATGAAGTAAACTCATATATTACCGAAATTTTATCTTCCGAACCCGATaat TTAAAGA TTATGAAAGGAGTAGGAGGAATCGGCATGGGTGCAGCACAAGCTCTCTATTATACGAGTTGTTATGCCTTTGGATGGGTTCCCATAAGCCCACAAATTGTTATAGGGATCAATGGGTGGCTTCCTGGCTGGAG GAACTTAGAATACAATATGAGTAATACTAATTTTGGGACTGCAAATCGTGCCGCATCATCACGAATCTTACTTATGCATAGAACTT CTGATGATGTTATTCCCTCTGCGTTTGGGTACAAATGTGCTGACTACCTTCGAGTGGCTGGATTTCCAACTTTGTTTAAACAATGCGGAGG GGATCATTTAGTGAATGAGATCCGTGTTTGGCTCAGAACCCTTGGGCTTTGA